Proteins encoded within one genomic window of Mesotoga sp. Brook.08.105.5.1:
- a CDS encoding group II intron maturase-specific domain-containing protein, whose protein sequence is MRLQTKSYLSIEELSERINPVIRGWINYYGHFRKFEMYTVLSRLNKALVQWVRNKYKKRRGRTKAGKWLEALARREPHLFVHWTMGIFYSAG, encoded by the coding sequence GAATGAGACTTCAAACCAAGTCATACCTGAGTATTGAAGAACTCTCAGAAAGGATCAACCCGGTAATAAGAGGTTGGATAAACTACTACGGACACTTTCGCAAATTTGAAATGTATACAGTACTGAGTCGGCTAAACAAAGCCTTAGTTCAGTGGGTAAGAAACAAGTACAAGAAAAGGAGAGGTCGTACAAAAGCGGGTAAATGGCTAGAAGCTCTTGCTCGCAGAGAGCCTCATCTATTTGTACACTGGACAATGGGGATATTCTATTCGGCTGGATAA